Within Styela clava chromosome 8, kaStyClav1.hap1.2, whole genome shotgun sequence, the genomic segment cacacaattaaagtattttttgttgttggttacatgtatgccatatttttcgtaatctacctaataaattatgattgaccgaggaagtctgattttggtcaggcaaaacgttacaggaatacatttgtgttagtgtgctgtagggctctcgaattgcatagtccttatgtatgtgttgtaaacgtATACTTATTGAATTTctgggaacctcttatattcaatttcgcatcaggattgtggaacaagctgtaatgcgttcagtatgttcattttcacacaaaactgaagaatttatttagtaccagatgtgcgctacgaaactcattttctgggagttttcaaggcttcgtctcacggcccatatccgtggtaaggatctacaagtgtttaataacttacttataccttttaacaacgtcttagcataacttaaccaataataactaaacagggctatggaaagactgcccaactcaacgcaagatcgagcagtaataactaagattcatccgctcgctaacagctgaatcgattcaattgttacgtcatgcagaagtcactgttcattgccggaaatgtagagaatataggacagatcgtagcacatatttcttgtagtaaaagcgtcttttccgtaaaacgtgcaacttttggaagtgggaacaaggcaatatttgttactaaatttttattgaacattttaaaatcattttcaggtagttacctgatgtgcgctacgaaactcactttctaggcgtttttcagggcctcggctcgcggcctacaAAGAGTATTTCTGCGTTATAACAATACATCTTGTCACGAAGGAATAAGCTCTGTGCCAAGTAATCATATATATGTCGTCTACGAAAGCATACGAATAAGTAGTAATGAATGTGAACGCATTACAAACCCACAcataattaattcaaatttcCGCTCATTAGTTTAGCCGCGAAATCTTAAACAGATAAAAAAGGCGTGTAACTTTGGATACCATTATTATGtaagacaagagagctatgctcaaatatatggacacgtagagtcacataattttgatgacgtcatagcgaaaaaaaaagtaatagccttctggagaaaatttttatctttaaccactaaaaatttcaaagcaattggtccagtattcgaagagaaaagcgactttttaaaaacgtgtcaagcggtactgagttagcagtcaggcagcatcttacctgtacactgtaggccatatacggtaattgatcacagaacagttgttcccttgcaaattttatgttgtttacactttaggacagataattgatcccagaacaattcttccctttcaaattttatgttgtttccagtagactctcatcaaaataaacaaatatagtaggctacaagtgctacaacgcttgcattactgcactggtaggaccgtaaaagaataagttacggtaatttcattgtggtaagacaccggtaccgacaccagtaccagtatcgtacttacgtactgagctaccagtaccggttagcagtcagccagcatcttacctgtacactgtaggccatatacggtaattgatcacagaacagttgttcccttgaaaattttatgttgtttacactttaggacagataattgatcacagaacaattcttccctttcaaattttatgttgtttccagtagactctcatcaaaataaacaaatatagtaggctacaagtgctacaacgcttgcattactgcactggtaggaccgtgaaagaataagttacggtaatttcattgtggtaagacaccggtaccggcaccagtaccagtatcgtacttacgtactgagctaccagtaccggtaccgaacctgtaggtctgatattccgttccgcatacgataggctataaaacttgcattgcagcattagtaataccgcggaaggaataagtcaatttcactgcgttacggtacctgtatggcaacttaccagtaccgacctacagtagctgtagtactgagcaagacaatcgatcgcgaaaccgcttgaaataagtgtaaaacagtgttcccatgagtaaaaataaataccgcgaaattttgtatgaaatatcatatctcataggattcatataaaatttaagaataaacaaaagtaatagccttctagcgaaaaaattaatctttaaccactgaaaatttcaaagcaattggtccagtattcgaagagaaaagcgactttttaaaaacgtgtcaaagaacaagaacaagaacaagaacaacaacataatattgaaacgatcgttatgtccactacgtgtccaattaacaaaaataccaagAACAAGTCTCGTAAACATATTATCATGCAAGCCTTAATTTCGCCGTATCAACATTGTTTATTGTTCTATTTTTTTCTGATCTACGTATAATTATTATTCTTATCGAGGCACGCTTCTAGTGTGCAATTTGCTAACTTCGATCTTTCGAATTTATTTGTGCACAGTTTTCATACGATGTCTATCTGCCAGCGTCCCACTCCCAACAAACCGAACACCGCCTAAAATTCGATGTATGATTATTCATGGTTGtagccagtggtgggattcaaatttcttgtcagccggttccttcataaaagtcatatttttcagtcggttttgttacaaacagaacattgacagtaaccagtaattctAACCGGTTctctgatctcataaaatttcgtgatacagttctatagaaccggtacgaaccggctgaatcccaccactggttgtAGCCTActacgtttgtgttattttgttaggataggatttacagatTTATCCAGGAAGAGaagaaaaccgataagacgacACCCGATCTGAACACAATCATTAGCGAGTAAGATGACCGTGAGTGCGTCCACGAGTGCAAATGTCCGCGGATACAAATGTATGTGAGCGTAAATGTATGCAAGTGCACATGTACATGAGCGCAATCCAGCGCTGAATGTATACGATGATAGGCCCGCCGCCCTACGGCATTGGCTACGTCATTTGGTAGGCCATATTAGACCCTCCGCGGTTCTTGTTACAGGCGAGATAGTACGCTAATCAAGGGTGAGgttgaatttatttgaaaacactGATCCCTCATGAATATATCGCTCGATAAATTATCACCAAAATTcacaaataaacaataaaaggTGTAAAAGGAAAATGCAAATTAATATTTGGTTGATTCAAGATATAAGTAAGTAACGAAAAGATTTTGGGAAAATAGCGAGGAATTATCGAATTGAAAAGAAACCTCAAATTGATTATAAAATTGATTGGAATCTATGTCAATATTGATACTACAACGAatactatattttaaaatgcGGGCGCTTTTGACAAAGTGGCAAATAAAACCTTCGAGTTTAAAAATTGGATGCTTAATATGCTTGAGGCAATTTAAACTAATTAAAGTTAGCAGTATTCTAGGGCGTCTTGTTATAATATTACTGTATCGGATATATTGCGTTTTGAAAGGTTTTAAAACAAAAGTAAAGTATATCGTTATCAGGATGGCAAATGAATGTTCGTTTTACAAATTTTGCAATAGTTAGAAATAGAACTccttttttaatataaactAATGGGAGGAGAACCATATGCAGATAGAATATTGAGGGGGGAATGTCAGAGTGTAATAAGAACTAAAACAGAAATATCGATGGGGTGAAGCTTTCGGCTTCATAACACTTAAAGTTTATTTATCATTGTGTTATTTCTGTCACTTTTATTCATCCTAATTCTAATCAGATATTTTCTTCATATAGAGAATGTTCTACTTAAAGACAAAAAGTAGAATCATATATACATTTCTAGCCTGTGTTCCATTTACCTTACTACACTTCATCATCAATAGCAAATTTGCTGATAAAGACAAAAAGTTATTCTTCGTGAAAGATTCAAGCAAAAAAAATCCGTACGAAGATTTAAACTACGCCAATCGCGAAGAAGTGTATTATAGAGTTATACGTGAAGCAGAAGTGGCATTTCAGGCCCAAAAGTTGAACTTGACAGTGAAATCTTTTTATAATGATATTTTCCAATTAAGCGACAGCAGAGTTAAATTTTATAGACGCAGAAACTATGCAGAAGTTGAAAAATCATTAGTAAACGAGAGCAGAGTTGAAGATTCGTTCCTAGACAATTTTCCGATGTCTCCAGAAGGTACGGACATATTTGAACAAGCCTCTGACAATAACATATATATGTTCGGATTTGGTGTGGCTCAAATATTTATCAGATTTTTGTAATTGCAATATGTGTACTGTAGGAAGAAAATGCCTTTTAAATCTTCGTATCCGTTTTGTAATGATCAATCAGAGTTGTTATTTGTAATTGTAGTGGCAGCATTCTGCCATGTCGCGGGATCGCAAAGGGCTGTTACGCCCTTGGGTATGGAACAATGCAAACAAAAGAGAAACGATAAATGATCTGTAACTATCAAAGCTGTACGCATAACCAGCGGCTATACGGAGTTGTTgcatataaattaaaatatttttgtttgtgggACACAATCAGGGACACAACGTGGTACACGATTTGATAAATACTTCTCATTGATTACAGAGGCAATACGGAGGTTTGGGAGTAAATTACCATACTGGGAGAAATATGAAATTCTCAACTATCCAAAAGTATATTACCTCGGATTGAATGCCAACAAATCtcaattgaaagaagacggcaAAAACAATTTTGGATTTGATTTTGATACATCGGTTGAAAAAGAATCTGAGGGAAATTATGACGTCGGAGGTCACTATAAAATGGTAATACATAACTATATTAGTTTTGGGTCTATGGAgtcgtaaaatatttcgaaTCAATTACGGGTCATTTATAAAATCAACTCCGAAACATAGGTTCATTCGTTGACTTTGGGTGTGCTGATTATCAAGTCGAAATAAACCTAATCACTACTTATGGTTTCATCACTTTGATGAAAATGTTACCAATTACAATTCAACCAAACTTTTAAAAGATTTTCTTGGACTAACCAAAAAATACTAGACGATACTGATAAAACGGAAACACTTCCCCAACCTCCAAGAATATAACGTATAGAAGTGTTAGGACAAAACTGAAAGAACATGCTATATTGTCTTGCCATATTTGAGATGAACTTATCTGAAGATTTCAAAACTCGGTCAGACAACATTTTATTAGCGTGCAGCAAAACTCCTGTTTCACGTAGAATAGTCATAATCCCTACAGCGTCTGTGTATTATACGCATGCGAATCCACCAGAGCAAAGGTATGCGGCAAGAATGGATCTCGTGTAACCCAAACGGATAGTTGACAGAATACTAGTTTGATTATTATTACATGATGAAGAGAAAACTCCActttatatttttgcatgttctaatcaattcaattttttttgttctattatTTTAAGGTTCCTGGTGATCATATCGGTTACAGATATGAAATTATCAAATACATTGATACTGGCTATTATTGCGATGTTGTTGTAGCAAGAGACTGGTCAaatccaattttaaaaaatgttgccATCAAAATCATGCGTGTTAGAGGTCACGGGTGAGTAAGTTATAATTAAATGCGGTTTTATCGATAAATCGataacaaattcacaaaataccattccactttattttaaactaatatGCACTCATTATATTTTGCATGTGACACGCCGGCACAGAAGGGCGTATCGTGATACGTTTcttgattatttatttaaatgtaaagCCGACTTTCGTGCATTCACGAACGAATTTTTCAGACGGATTCTCAATTTATCGCTAAGTGGTCACTTCCTCGACGCTGAATTACTccccttttaaaatttattttgtattttccaGCACGTCAAGATTTTACTGGAGAGAAGTAGGTATTCTGCAGTACCTCAATTCCAACGCTCCCAATTTGGATTATTTTACACGCATGTTAGCAACCTTCGAATTTCGCAACCATCTCTGCGTAGTTTTTGAATTGTTAGGGTCAGTATTTGTCtcagaaataaaatatagtGTATTTTATTGAAAGAGGTAGCttatattattacatttaattgttCGTTTCTATAATTACATAAGGGAGATCGTGCGCTCTCGGGAGTTGATgttgtaaaaaaaatctaatttgCAACTATTGCATCAGTCAATGttaaattttactacttgaaTCCGCTAAAaggatatataatatattaatcctcttttttttcaagtgcgatatttcactcaaaattttgctattatatttaaaatttatattcattgaaacactttttatgatATAGCAGCACATTTTTCCGAAGCAATTGCTGGCTTATGTCAGGTCGCCGTCACATTTCTCCACCGATCTTTTCAGCAAAAAAACTAAGTTAAAAAGCTGAGGCGGTACGTGTTCATCCAAATATATGAGCATTGCTCTATTATTCTGATTTACTAAAATGCTTAATGAATAGATAACATGTTATGTGTTTTCTATACATAGCATGCTATCTATATTTAGATGCAGCATTATTCTACTTTTACATGTATTGTTCACTTACCAAACTTTACTGTACTTCACAGGGGAActattgatttaaaatatttaaaacactCTGTGCGAAACACAACTTCAATACGAAGATATGCAAGTGATGCTTTGCATGGTTTGCGTATTCTCAAAAAAATCGGTGTGGTGCACGGAGATTTTAAACTGGTAAATGCATTATATTGTCACATGTTGCCATGttgcaaaattattgttaattatttacaattttaccaTAGTGTGTAATCTTACCTGATAGTGAGAATTAGCAATTTTAATCAACGAGAAACCGCACTTTGGGAGTACACTAGAACTTTGCTAATCCAAGTCGCTGACAAACTAAAATTCAGTGGCACATAATGCATCAGTTTTGTGCCAGGctcttttttattgtatttgagTTGAATAGTTTCTCATCAGTTTGCTTATAGGTGTGTGTTCAGCAACAACTCTTGAAACTAAAAACTAAAGAGAACTTTATACAAATCCATACTGTTGTTTGTATATAGCTTGTGTAGTAACGATTCTCTGATCTTCAATAACTATAGTGGGTGAATATGTACAATAAAATGTTCTCTATCCTTCAGCTTTCAAGAATATTTACTAATCCATTCCACTTCGCATtgttatcaaataatattatctgcTTATATGCGCTGAAAGATAATAAAACGGGTCGTTAAGGTTTGAGACACGAAACTGCGAGGAGTTTGTAGGCCAGCTCCTTTTATTAATCGCATGAGAAATTATCCGCTGTGCTAAGCCATAGCAATAAAGCATTAAATGTTTGTATATGTTTTCAGCACAACCTGATGTATATTCatggaaaaaatattgaaagtaatGGACAACTGATAAAAATAGGTGATTTTGGAGGAAGCTGCATTATTGGTCAGCCAAGTATGTCTTTCTGAAAAtatgatattaaaattatattattatattttttgttgcacAAAGTTCATAAATTTATCAACTTTTTAAACAATTGGtgaaataaactaaaacaaTGATATGAAATGCCTTTGAAACTGGACTTATCTTTTCACAGAATGTGGATATATGTATTACTTTATTACTCGACCTTATCGTGCTCCTGAAATAATTTTCCACCTGCCACACACAACCCAGATTGACATGTTCAGTTTTGGGGTTTGGCTGGCAGAACTGTTTTTGGGTCAGCCTCCATTTTTTGGCGAAGATAATGAGGAAGATCATTTAGGAGCAATGATGGAAGTACTTGGGCTTCCTCCAAGTCATATGATTGCAAGGTCACCTAGAAAGCACATCTATTGGGGTAACTACGTTGATAAACTTTGTCTAGGCATTGGCTGAAGTGATGTTATCTACTAAAAAATACTGTAGTTATTGtaaacaacattttttgttttgttttatacttCTATTTGACACCACGTTTACTTATGGATCGTTTGGTTATTATAATGTCGCTGTTGCCGTTAGtatttcttttttgttgttgttatgaaaaatcttTCTTCTTTCTGATTActcgaccaattgctttaaaatgttCAGTGGTTGTACtgttgctagaaggctattacttttatttattttaaaaatttgtgtaGGCTCTATGGAAGCTTTATGAGATTAGTTTTTTGTTTACGAGGACACCATCAAAattactacttcgttttggctttcgtgtccatatatctgagcattgctctcttgtttatacgaagtatatatatatgataaaaataaaacagtttcAACGATTCGATACAGGGATAAACGCTGAATGCCATTACTTTGCCCACATTCTTATTCCTTGTTGCATCAGGGATTTTGCAACCTACATTGCTAACTAATtaattcttttaatttttcatctttgtttttttcatatgtTTGTCTAGATGCCTTTCGTCACAAAATTCACGATAAAGGGACACATCGAAAGCCTTACAGTAGACCGTTGTTGAAAGTTTTGGAAGGAATGGACTTAGTGCTAATTGACCTGATTTGCAGATGCCTCGAGTAAGTTTTGTTGAAAATCACTTAAAACGTTGTGTGTGTTTGTCTAGTCATCTCATACATCAGACTACACCTTTCTTGGGTGTTTTTCCGTGCGTACTTATCCATGAAACCGCCACTATGTTATGGCGACATCCTAAAATCAAGTTTAGGATCTAAGCACTTGGTGATTTATAAACTTCACGTACAGATGGGACCCTAACCTACGCATCACACCTGAAGAAGCACTTCGTCATCCTTTTATGACTGGAGCAGAGAAGAATTTAGAAGAATATCCAATAGTCATTCAACGATTTCTAGGGAAAATTTAGTGTGGAAACTTGGCAAACGAAATTCACAACAGACGGAGGTAAATCGCCGCCCAGTGCGCTGGGATTCCAAATTGTCAACAATCGTCATTGGCTACGAAGATTGTTTTCGAATAAAGTGAATGTTCAAATAACAAGAGAGACGCAAAGCACACCCTAAAATTAAGGAAAAGTGAAGAATATTAAAGAacgttaaaacaaaattttaattggatTGAATATACGCGTACGTGTATgtccgtggttctcaaacgccTGAATGAGTCGTTTAATTTTCCAAGAGCGTCGTAAAACAATTTCATTAGCAGAAAATACTCAACTCAACTTAGTAAATACAATAGTAGAAAATTGCACTGCAGTGAAGCTCTTGACAAAAACTGCTAATATGACGTCCTGTTAGCTGGGACCATGAGGTTTCATTACAGCTTAAACTCTTTGGACAATTTATAGATCGCTCGCGTACCCCCAAAAGTTTTGACCACTAACCTCAAATTGCTCTGATGCACAACTTATTTTCTACATCTAGGCAACCCATTATATTACCTTTTAATTTGTTGAATCTATGAAATTGATTATTTCAGTTCAATATGATGATAAATTTGCGCTAAAGTTATTCATAACAATGTAATCCCAAGCTTAACAAACACTACAATCAAAGTAACAATATGTCTGATAACCGGAGGAGTGGTcgtggttctccatatgattgagctgtcTTATTGGCTTCCCTCTcacctgggataaatatgtaaatcatatcctaataTGATGGGCGAGCTCATTACTAAAATCACGTTCAGGTGCTTTGAACTGTGACATGCATTTTGAGCAGCACTAAAAATGCCGACTCACACAATCAAGTTGATGGAAACAACAACAATGCTTGAGTttagaatcaaaataaaaaaatcatactTTAAGgaattgacaattttttttcatttgttgagTTGCTGAAAAAATCCCTGAAATTCTTCACGAAACTCATATACACGTTTAGAAACATTTACCCCGGAAAACCATCGCACATTACTGTGAAATAGTAGTAGGCCTACACTGTGATCGTCGCTCAAACTGCCACGGAGAACGTTGTTCAAATATACCCATTGAAACGTCGAAAAGTACCTCTCGGGGTAGGCTACCATACGTGTACCccagtttggtgacccctggttcAGAGCTTATCTTTTACCAATTTCtgattaataatatttattaacataATAATTTGAAGAATAAAGTTTTTAGAAAGGAACGCATCGTTTATTGCCTGTATTGCATGATGTTTTACTTTTATACACGTATGgaaataagtataagtttatttcgactccataatcagcataaaagacgataaaataattgataaaaacaaaataaataaaactgattatataATATATGGAACACAGCAAATTACACTTTCCGTTGATTTTTGTTGGTAACGAGGGAGGGAGAGAGAGAGGGAgagagtttatttgttttgttcattagaaaacatatacacaacataaacataattaataaaaagcaaaaCAGTTCTCGGTACAGACTTGGTGGCAACGATACGGGTATCGGAGTCAGTTACCAcccaatattaatataaatagacatgaataaaaaatgctTCAGATATGATTTAACATATTTCAGGTGTGTTCAGAAACAAcgtaaagaaaaaaaaaggtttacaTATACACAACAGGCAATTACATATAAGCGTTTAAAGCTAAATAAAATTTCGGACAAGTTACACACTTGATCAAGTGTGGTATTGGTCAAAATTGAcatcaatatgtatttttgagtaAATGGAGCATCAATTGTTTGGAATCGGGTATTTCAAGTTGAAGAATACATAATAACATTTTGTGTAAATGGTGAAAGACTTAAGGCAGCATATATATAAAGACATTAAACTAGATCACTACAAAgtagcaaaataaatttgagcAACTGTGTATAAGCGTAGTAGCCTAGTATTTATTTACGGTATAAGatacaaaaaaaatgcaaaatctcAAAATTGAGCTTAAGCTGGGGCATGCAAAATAATAcagttataatatatattagttATATATGATAATATACAAGATAGGTTAAATTGTAAATTTCTCTAATTCAAACCCGTGGGTTTTAGCAATTTATGCACCACTTCTGATTCTAGACTAATCAGTCGTAGACTACACTTGTCACCATAGTAACATCAACGTCACTTCACTTTAAACGCAATTCGGATTGGAAATTATCTACTTTGGATATTGTTATAATAAAGATAATTATGTCTTTTAGTGCAGTATGGCCAAAGTGATCGCAATAAATAGTTGTCAACCCCATCTTTCAGTGTATACCGTATCcggatattttcaaatatgaaggTTATGCCCTGTGGGTCTGCTGGTCTGGGCCTGGCAAACCgcgcggcgcggcggtgtggctcaacgggctaagcgttaggaatacgctcgccaccgcacctctaattactctgcgtgggttcgcaggttcgaatcccatgcagggatggttatgtacgagaggattgctggactcctcgccgtcgttgggtggttcacgtaaccgctggtcggttacggcttcctccaccaccaagtccatgcttccgaaaacaaacaatacagtaaaactaatcccatacccgactttgaatggtaaccggacgagaggccgtggttcgccatatggataagccgtcttatcggctttcctctcccccgggataaatatgtaaatcctatcctatcctaaccaaTGCAGTGACGGCACAACAGAGCTAGGTCAAATTTAAGATTCTGAGTTTAATAGTCTTGTTACTGGGCTGACACAAATATAGTTGgagtctggtatagtttagtaccacatgcacttctagttggcctggctcaacaatttttgcatatgtcaatcctaaccctcacctgactacgtcacccaaaaattacgtcatttcgacgcgcagacgagcacccgaaatcgagcaagctatctctctcgttttctcgtcacaacgatcacgataggagagagatcgccggctttagcgaGTTCATTATCAgcggcgcagatgtcatttcgggcgatcctaattatactttggcaagacctatgacgtgatggtgacgtcgtagtgacgtaatttttggatggcatagtcaggtgggggttaggaataacatatgcaaaattcgttatgctacgcccactggaagtacctGTGGGCTGTGGTACTATACTAGACCCTATAGTTGTATTTTTAAGTTGAATACTTGACAAATGAGACTTGATAAATCTTGATAGTGCTCAGACAGTGGCAAAAATTACATATTTCaagtaaaaaaatgaaattaatttttatttacgtGTATGTATACCAGTATTCCATGTGAAACTTTTATCGGCCTCATTTTTTGATACTTATATTACAACCTGGTGAAATTCATTTATCCTATATCATATTCTAGTCTACATGAATGGATGAGTACCGGTACCCTATGAgtattttaattctgatatgttcaaatattatttttaaacaactccCAACCAAAACCATAAACTAAAATCATCTTGCAGTCGGAAGAGTCTTTGTGGCAAAACGTCCATCGAGTGGAAAGTCTGTAAACCATAAAAAATCTGGCTTAATACTAACTCCACAGCTCTGAATACCGGGCCCATAAAATTTTCCGCaggagcattttgctgtaaaacaagtatttgtgatgaAAATGGTTAGGTTTTTAGGGTTGGTGTTTGCTCCTAAAtaacgaattttttttaaataaaaaggtacTTACAACTACCATAAACATCTTACTTGTTGCAGAAACTGATCTCATAAATATACTAC encodes:
- the LOC120346075 gene encoding dual specificity tyrosine-phosphorylation-regulated kinase 3-like; the protein is MFYLKTKSRIIYTFLACVPFTLLHFIINSKFADKDKKLFFVKDSSKKNPYEDLNYANREEVYYRVIREAEVAFQAQKLNLTVKSFYNDIFQLSDSRVKFYRRRNYAEVEKSLVNESRVEDSFLDNFPMSPEEAIRRFGSKLPYWEKYEILNYPKVYYLGLNANKSQLKEDGKNNFGFDFDTSVEKESEGNYDVGGHYKMVPGDHIGYRYEIIKYIDTGYYCDVVVARDWSNPILKNVAIKIMRVRGHGTSRFYWREVGILQYLNSNAPNLDYFTRMLATFEFRNHLCVVFELLGGTIDLKYLKHSVRNTTSIRRYASDALHGLRILKKIGVVHGDFKLHNLMYIHGKNIESNGQLIKIGDFGGSCIIGQPKCGYMYYFITRPYRAPEIIFHLPHTTQIDMFSFGVWLAELFLGQPPFFGEDNEEDHLGAMMEVLGLPPSHMIARSPRKHIYWDAFRHKIHDKGTHRKPYSRPLLKVLEGMDLVLIDLICRCLEWDPNLRITPEEALRHPFMTGAEKNLEEYPIVIQRFLGKI